A window of Vibrio ishigakensis contains these coding sequences:
- a CDS encoding PhoH family protein — MGDSERKIFVLDTNILLHEPHAIFSFQEHDVVIPMTVLEELDRIKDSKRDVARDARVAIRALEDIFKDATPDQISEGISFNRDSQTTGSLSILADFELQETVKAFADKAGDNRILNAVIYLQNKRSPREVVLVTKDINMRLRAKGAGVRFVEDYRTDQLIDDVQYLTKGFAQYDGNFWESVEDVNSISLAGKTHHLIDQNHLELPYVNQYLLDSETDFAARVTEITPESVTLKDLNRDKLMSRRAWDIKPKNIYQGMALDALLDPDIDLVILTGAAGSGKTLLAMAAALEQTVEQNNFDKIIVTRNTPDIGESIGFLPGNEEEKMLPWLASVTDTLEALHKNDHCTEGSLRYICEKANIQFKSINFMRGRSIQNAFVLLDECQNLTASQIKTIITRCGEGTKIVCSGNLAQIDSPYLTPVTSGLTYMVERFKNFEGSANVHLNGVVRSRLAEFAEENL, encoded by the coding sequence ATGGGCGATAGCGAACGCAAAATTTTTGTACTCGACACCAACATCTTACTCCACGAACCACACGCAATATTCTCTTTCCAAGAACACGATGTCGTCATCCCGATGACAGTCCTAGAAGAACTCGACCGAATCAAAGACAGCAAGCGCGATGTTGCTCGCGATGCTCGTGTAGCGATTCGTGCGCTAGAGGACATCTTCAAGGATGCAACACCAGACCAGATCTCAGAGGGCATTTCATTCAATAGAGATTCACAAACAACGGGCTCACTCTCCATCCTTGCGGACTTTGAGCTACAAGAAACGGTGAAGGCATTCGCCGATAAAGCGGGAGATAATCGCATCCTGAATGCCGTTATCTATCTGCAGAACAAACGTTCACCTCGCGAGGTAGTGCTAGTCACCAAAGACATCAATATGCGTCTTCGTGCCAAGGGAGCAGGAGTAAGGTTTGTTGAGGATTACCGAACCGATCAACTCATCGATGATGTTCAATACCTTACCAAGGGCTTTGCCCAATACGACGGCAACTTTTGGGAATCCGTTGAAGATGTAAACTCTATCTCTCTTGCGGGTAAAACCCATCACCTGATTGACCAGAACCACCTTGAACTGCCATATGTAAACCAATATCTGCTGGATTCAGAGACTGACTTTGCAGCCAGAGTCACTGAGATAACCCCTGAGTCTGTCACCTTAAAGGACCTAAATCGTGACAAACTAATGAGTCGTCGCGCTTGGGACATCAAACCGAAGAACATCTATCAAGGCATGGCTTTAGATGCCCTACTCGACCCAGATATCGACCTAGTGATCCTGACTGGGGCTGCTGGTAGTGGTAAGACACTGCTCGCCATGGCGGCGGCATTAGAGCAGACCGTTGAGCAAAACAACTTCGATAAGATCATCGTAACCCGTAACACCCCAGATATCGGTGAATCCATCGGCTTCTTACCGGGCAACGAGGAAGAGAAGATGCTGCCGTGGCTGGCATCGGTCACCGATACCCTAGAGGCGCTGCACAAAAACGACCACTGCACTGAAGGCTCACTTCGCTACATCTGCGAAAAAGCCAACATACAGTTCAAATCCATTAACTTTATGCGCGGACGCTCCATTCAGAATGCTTTTGTGTTATTGGATGAGTGCCAAAACCTGACCGCTTCTCAGATCAAAACCATCATCACCCGTTGCGGCGAAGGCACCAAGATTGTCTGCTCGGGTAACCTAGCCCAGATTGACTCACCGTATCTAACACCGGTGACGTCAGGCTTAACCTATATGGTGGAGAGATTTAAGAACTTTGAGGGCAGCGCTAACGTGCATCTCAATGGCGTGGTGCGAAGTCGCCTAGCCGAATTTGCTGAAGAGAACCTGTAA
- the mpl gene encoding UDP-N-acetylmuramate:L-alanyl-gamma-D-glutamyl-meso-diaminopimelate ligase: MHIHILGICGTFMGGAAVLAKQLGHKVTGSDANVYPPMSTLLESEGIEIIQGYDPSQLDPAPDLVVIGNAMSRGNPCVEYVLNHNLKYTSGPQWLQEFLLHDRWVLAVAGTHGKTTTSSMLAWILEDCGYQPGFLVGGVLGNFDQSARLGESIFFVVEADEYDSAFFDKRSKFVHYHPRTLIMNNLEFDHADIFDDLEAIKRQFHHLVRTVPGNGRIFAPIDDAALNDVLERGCWSEKEFSHQEWQVNKLRADGSCFDVLFQGEVVGQVNWNLVGDHNVNNALMAIAAARHVGVVPELACEALAKFINTKRRLELKGEVGGVTVYDDFAHHPTAIELTLDGLRNKVGQQRILAVVEPRSSTMKMGVHKDSLANSLKIADQVYLYQPETIDWSVEEVAEQCSQPSLVSDSVQELVNALVENSQPNDHILIMSNGGFEGIHTKLLQALEAKSTNE; this comes from the coding sequence ATGCATATTCACATCTTAGGCATCTGCGGCACCTTTATGGGAGGCGCAGCGGTCTTGGCAAAGCAATTGGGACATAAGGTCACTGGTAGCGACGCCAATGTTTATCCTCCGATGAGCACTTTGCTGGAATCGGAAGGGATAGAGATCATTCAGGGTTACGACCCATCTCAACTAGACCCTGCACCAGATCTTGTTGTGATAGGTAATGCCATGAGTCGTGGCAACCCATGTGTTGAATATGTGCTTAACCATAACCTCAAATACACCTCTGGCCCTCAGTGGCTTCAAGAATTCTTGTTGCATGACCGTTGGGTACTGGCAGTAGCGGGTACTCATGGTAAAACCACTACCTCAAGCATGTTGGCTTGGATCCTAGAAGATTGTGGCTATCAGCCAGGCTTCTTGGTGGGCGGTGTTCTTGGAAACTTCGACCAATCAGCACGCCTTGGTGAGAGTATATTTTTTGTGGTTGAGGCCGATGAGTACGATAGTGCCTTCTTTGATAAGCGCTCTAAGTTTGTCCACTATCATCCACGTACCCTGATAATGAATAACCTAGAGTTCGATCACGCAGATATCTTTGATGACCTAGAAGCTATCAAGCGCCAGTTCCATCACTTGGTGCGCACAGTTCCGGGTAATGGTCGTATCTTTGCCCCTATCGATGATGCGGCCTTGAATGATGTATTAGAGCGAGGCTGTTGGAGTGAGAAGGAGTTTTCCCATCAAGAGTGGCAAGTAAATAAACTGCGTGCCGATGGTAGTTGCTTCGATGTGTTGTTCCAAGGTGAGGTTGTTGGGCAGGTTAATTGGAACCTAGTGGGTGACCATAACGTGAATAACGCCTTAATGGCGATTGCTGCGGCAAGACACGTAGGTGTGGTGCCTGAACTTGCCTGCGAGGCCTTAGCTAAATTTATCAATACCAAGCGCCGTCTAGAGCTTAAGGGTGAAGTTGGCGGTGTGACTGTCTACGATGACTTCGCTCATCACCCAACAGCGATTGAGCTGACACTCGATGGTTTGCGTAACAAGGTGGGTCAACAGCGCATTCTTGCTGTAGTGGAGCCTCGCTCTAGTACCATGAAGATGGGCGTGCATAAGGATAGTTTAGCTAACTCACTCAAGATTGCCGATCAGGTTTATCTATATCAACCAGAGACCATAGATTGGTCTGTGGAAGAGGTGGCGGAGCAGTGTTCTCAGCCGAGTCTGGTATCAGACTCGGTGCAAGAGTTAGTGAATGCGCTGGTGGAGAACAGTCAGCCTAATGACCATATCCTGATTATGAGTAACGGCGGATTTGAAGGAATCCATACTAAACTGTTACAAGCTCTGGAAGCGAAATCTACGAACGAATGA
- the fbp gene encoding class 1 fructose-bisphosphatase yields MSNLRTLGEFIIEKQHDFPHASGELSSLLSSINLAAKVVHREINKAGLVDITGAAGEENIQGEAQQKLDVLANDTFKAALENRDQVCGIASEEEDYAVAFDSELNQKAKYVVLMDPLDGSSNIDVNVSVGTIFSIYRRLSPIGGPAEDRDFLQPGTEQVASGYVIYGSSTMLVYTTGKGVHGFTYDPSIGSFCLSHEDMRVPQQGYIYSINEGNYINFPTGVKKYIKYCQEEDEAGKRPYTSRYIGSLVSDFHRNLLLGGIFLYPSTRAYPKGKLRLLYECNPMAFLIEQAGGMATDGVQRIMEIKPEELHQRVPFFVGSTNMIETLHGFLRDNPDH; encoded by the coding sequence ATGTCCAATCTTAGAACTCTTGGCGAATTCATCATTGAGAAACAGCATGATTTCCCCCATGCAAGTGGTGAACTTTCGTCGCTTTTGTCCTCTATTAACCTAGCGGCTAAGGTCGTACACCGTGAAATCAACAAGGCTGGCCTAGTTGATATTACAGGCGCTGCAGGTGAAGAGAACATTCAAGGTGAAGCTCAACAAAAGCTAGACGTACTAGCAAACGATACCTTCAAGGCTGCGCTAGAAAATCGCGATCAGGTTTGTGGTATTGCCAGTGAAGAAGAAGATTACGCAGTAGCCTTCGACAGCGAACTGAACCAAAAAGCTAAATACGTGGTGCTAATGGATCCACTAGATGGCTCTAGCAACATCGATGTAAACGTATCTGTAGGTACTATCTTCTCTATCTACCGCCGCCTATCTCCAATCGGTGGTCCGGCAGAGGATCGTGACTTCCTACAGCCTGGTACTGAGCAGGTTGCATCTGGTTACGTGATCTACGGTTCATCTACCATGCTGGTTTACACAACTGGTAAGGGTGTACACGGCTTTACCTACGACCCATCTATCGGTTCATTCTGCCTATCACACGAAGATATGCGTGTTCCTCAACAGGGTTACATCTACTCTATCAACGAAGGTAACTACATCAACTTCCCGACTGGAGTGAAGAAGTACATCAAATACTGTCAGGAAGAAGACGAAGCAGGCAAGCGCCCATATACCTCTCGCTATATTGGCTCTCTAGTATCTGACTTCCACCGTAACCTTCTGCTTGGTGGTATATTCCTATACCCAAGCACACGTGCTTATCCGAAAGGCAAGCTGCGTCTACTGTACGAATGCAACCCAATGGCATTCCTAATTGAGCAAGCTGGCGGTATGGCGACTGATGGTGTTCAACGCATCATGGAGATCAAGCCGGAAGAACTGCACCAACGTGTTCCGTTCTTTGTGGGCTCGACCAACATGATTGAAACTCTACACGGTTTCCTTCGCGATAACCCAGACCACTAA
- the tamB gene encoding autotransporter assembly complex protein TamB, with amino-acid sequence MAQTETQTPDKKSKKDAKKNRPFWKRLLWAITHLSLGMLALIVLVLALLYFLLFTNSGLRSIVWGAEKFVPEFKVQEVDGALLTDFRLYNVEYINPDLFVDFQAQKLELDLKLRCIPRAELCVDTLGLEGAKFALTDVVPSEEPQAEEPSEPLRSISIPFGIGVKISRLYLDHVDLDILGTKVAWREFDTGAQMRFDSLTLTPTRFDGGRVELPQSEETAPAEPEPKTDPNAPIVLPEVWIPLSVNIQDITVTDFKLINPDVEIERANLVGFAEGNKVNIQNFDLAMPQIELNLDGSTELIGDYPLDLEAKAKVKQTDLAGQSLTLNAEGSVADLTLQATLRDLMVADLDAKLQPLDPKFPFDIDLSKAQLQWPLSGKADYTAQIASLKAAGILDDYSLNLMGAAQGTQIPDVDLVVEGRGSLEQIDLSDIDIKSLGGELKGKVLANWAKLVFWEADLQLDQIQPGTYWPEAEGNISGELQTSGRLTSAGGWEVELPKLDIDGIFRDYPLNVNGALDAKDVQGNGQFWLDTPGLVVAHGQNRIRLSGNLDKTWNLDAKLDIPELEHSVPEVEGAVIGDVELRGEQNTPEVILDLAVNKLAWQDQLTIETVTLKGDVVPLPAPKGQMTLGVSQLDYQGQKVNTSEFNFNGSQEAHRFDFNIDSEMVKGSLSVEGGAKQEPDLVWKGRLNSAQFTTVQGNWRLDHPPELSFDLAKQEAFVQAHCWVQSQSRVCLDRDVTAGQSGEVFASISEFDFSQIQSLLPQETKVKGELNATARAKWAPNALPEVELQVELPSGSVTQKLDRPLVVGWDDIALNASLIKDNLKADWMIDLNNNGDIKGNLALTNVSKESKQIDARLQLEALTLKMLEPMFGEFSEVGADINSDLRIKGPALQPQVLGDLKIENIVAQGDVTPIDIKSGDLTLSFSGYQAVLDSKIVTQEGHLDLTGDADWTSLDDWHANVNLSADELLVDIPPEVKAKVSPNISVAVTPGLIDVNGEVRLPWARIEVEELPPSAISVSSDEVILDRDLKPVNEGDEFPFEIRSNIKVIIGNDFKLVAFGLKGGLIGELNVSQKNNAPFILGEVNIVDGSYRSFGQDLIIDEGKVQFNGPADQPYLSIKAIRNPDNTEDDVVAGIRVTGPADEPSIEVFSEPSMPQANALSYILRGQDIDSGGGGDTMTTALIGLSLAQSGRLVGEIGEAFGVSDLQLDTAGTGDDSQVTVSGYILPGLQVKYGVGIFESIGEFTFRYRIMKDLYLEVISGTDSAVDLLYQFEFN; translated from the coding sequence ATGGCGCAGACAGAAACGCAAACTCCAGACAAAAAATCCAAAAAGGATGCGAAGAAAAACCGTCCTTTCTGGAAGCGTTTGTTGTGGGCCATTACTCACCTTTCTCTAGGCATGTTGGCGCTGATCGTCCTTGTTCTAGCGCTACTCTATTTCCTTCTGTTTACTAACTCGGGCCTGCGAAGCATTGTTTGGGGTGCAGAAAAGTTTGTTCCTGAATTTAAGGTGCAAGAAGTCGATGGTGCGTTACTCACCGATTTCCGTTTGTACAATGTCGAGTACATCAACCCAGACCTATTTGTTGATTTCCAAGCTCAAAAACTTGAGTTGGATCTAAAGCTTCGTTGTATCCCTAGAGCTGAGCTTTGTGTAGATACTCTAGGTTTGGAAGGGGCTAAGTTTGCACTCACTGATGTTGTGCCAAGTGAAGAACCTCAAGCCGAAGAGCCAAGCGAGCCATTGCGTTCTATCTCTATACCATTCGGTATTGGGGTGAAGATCAGTCGGCTTTATCTGGATCACGTGGATCTGGATATCCTAGGAACCAAGGTGGCGTGGCGAGAGTTTGATACCGGCGCTCAGATGCGCTTTGACAGCTTAACTCTAACGCCAACCCGCTTTGATGGTGGGCGAGTTGAACTGCCTCAAAGTGAAGAAACAGCCCCGGCAGAGCCAGAGCCTAAAACCGACCCCAATGCACCTATCGTATTGCCTGAGGTGTGGATTCCGCTGAGCGTTAATATTCAAGATATTACGGTAACCGATTTTAAGCTCATCAATCCAGACGTTGAGATTGAGAGAGCGAATTTGGTGGGTTTTGCTGAGGGTAATAAGGTCAATATCCAGAACTTCGATCTGGCCATGCCTCAGATTGAGCTCAATCTAGATGGAAGTACTGAACTGATTGGGGATTACCCCTTGGATCTTGAAGCTAAGGCCAAGGTCAAGCAAACAGATCTCGCAGGACAATCCCTGACCCTAAATGCTGAGGGTAGTGTTGCCGACCTTACTCTGCAGGCCACACTGCGTGACCTCATGGTCGCTGACTTGGATGCTAAATTACAGCCTTTAGATCCTAAATTTCCATTTGATATTGACCTATCTAAGGCGCAGCTGCAGTGGCCACTGAGTGGCAAAGCGGATTATACAGCACAGATAGCGTCACTAAAGGCTGCTGGTATTTTAGATGACTACTCGCTCAACCTAATGGGTGCGGCACAGGGAACACAGATCCCAGATGTTGACCTGGTCGTTGAAGGGCGAGGCAGTCTAGAGCAGATCGATCTTAGCGATATAGATATCAAGTCCCTAGGCGGCGAGTTAAAAGGTAAGGTTTTAGCCAACTGGGCCAAGCTAGTCTTTTGGGAGGCTGATCTTCAGTTAGATCAAATCCAGCCAGGTACATATTGGCCTGAAGCAGAGGGAAATATCAGTGGTGAACTGCAAACCTCAGGCCGGTTAACCTCTGCTGGTGGTTGGGAGGTAGAACTTCCTAAACTCGATATCGATGGCATATTCCGAGACTACCCTCTAAACGTAAATGGCGCGCTGGATGCCAAAGATGTTCAGGGGAATGGCCAATTCTGGCTGGATACGCCTGGGCTTGTGGTTGCCCATGGTCAAAACCGTATTCGCTTGTCTGGTAATTTAGATAAAACCTGGAATCTGGATGCCAAGCTGGATATCCCTGAGCTTGAACACTCTGTGCCCGAGGTTGAGGGTGCAGTAATTGGTGATGTAGAGCTTCGAGGTGAGCAAAATACGCCAGAGGTCATTCTAGACTTAGCTGTTAACAAGCTAGCTTGGCAAGACCAATTAACCATTGAGACAGTGACCCTCAAGGGCGATGTTGTGCCACTTCCGGCTCCGAAAGGGCAAATGACCCTAGGTGTGAGTCAGCTCGACTATCAAGGGCAGAAGGTTAATACCAGTGAGTTTAATTTCAACGGCTCTCAAGAAGCGCATAGATTTGATTTCAATATCGATTCTGAGATGGTTAAGGGCTCACTGAGCGTTGAAGGTGGAGCGAAACAAGAGCCTGATTTGGTTTGGAAAGGCCGCCTAAACTCGGCTCAATTTACCACAGTGCAAGGGAATTGGCGTCTCGACCATCCACCAGAGCTCTCCTTCGATTTAGCAAAACAAGAGGCGTTTGTTCAGGCTCATTGCTGGGTGCAGTCGCAATCTCGTGTCTGCTTGGATAGGGATGTTACTGCTGGCCAATCGGGAGAGGTATTCGCCAGCATCAGTGAATTTGACTTCTCACAGATCCAGTCGCTACTCCCTCAAGAAACCAAGGTTAAGGGTGAGCTCAATGCCACCGCTCGTGCCAAATGGGCACCGAATGCCTTGCCTGAGGTGGAGCTTCAGGTTGAACTGCCGTCGGGCAGTGTGACTCAGAAGTTAGATAGACCTTTGGTTGTAGGCTGGGATGACATTGCGCTTAACGCTAGCTTGATAAAGGACAATCTAAAAGCGGATTGGATGATCGACCTAAATAATAATGGTGATATCAAAGGTAATCTAGCTCTCACCAACGTCTCGAAAGAGAGTAAGCAGATAGATGCGCGCTTACAGCTAGAAGCGCTGACACTGAAGATGCTTGAGCCTATGTTTGGTGAGTTCAGTGAGGTAGGAGCGGACATCAATAGTGACCTAAGAATCAAGGGGCCTGCATTGCAGCCGCAGGTTCTGGGCGACCTTAAGATAGAGAATATAGTGGCACAGGGTGATGTGACTCCTATCGATATCAAATCTGGCGACCTCACCTTGAGCTTCTCAGGCTATCAAGCTGTGTTGGATTCTAAGATAGTGACCCAAGAAGGGCATCTCGACCTAACTGGTGACGCGGATTGGACCTCATTAGATGACTGGCATGCTAACGTGAACCTGTCTGCGGACGAACTTTTAGTGGATATCCCGCCTGAGGTAAAAGCCAAGGTTTCTCCAAATATCTCGGTCGCGGTCACTCCGGGGCTTATCGATGTGAATGGTGAGGTGAGACTACCTTGGGCTCGAATCGAGGTCGAAGAGTTGCCACCATCGGCGATTTCAGTTTCTTCCGACGAGGTAATCCTTGATAGAGACCTTAAGCCGGTGAATGAGGGCGATGAGTTCCCATTCGAGATCCGCTCTAACATTAAGGTGATCATAGGTAATGACTTTAAGCTGGTGGCCTTTGGTTTGAAAGGTGGCCTTATTGGTGAACTGAACGTTTCGCAAAAGAATAATGCGCCTTTCATTCTTGGCGAGGTGAACATCGTCGATGGTTCGTATCGCTCCTTTGGTCAGGACCTGATCATCGATGAGGGTAAGGTGCAGTTTAATGGCCCGGCGGACCAACCGTATTTGTCCATTAAGGCGATACGTAACCCTGATAACACCGAAGACGACGTGGTCGCGGGTATTCGTGTTACCGGTCCTGCGGATGAGCCTAGCATCGAAGTATTCTCTGAACCATCCATGCCACAGGCAAACGCCCTTTCTTATATTCTACGTGGTCAGGATATAGATAGTGGTGGTGGTGGTGATACCATGACTACAGCCCTGATCGGCTTGAGTTTGGCTCAGAGTGGTCGCCTAGTCGGTGAGATAGGTGAGGCCTTCGGTGTGAGTGACCTGCAATTGGATACTGCCGGAACGGGCGATGACTCACAGGTAACCGTAAGTGGTTATATACTTCCAGGATTACAGGTGAAATATGGTGTGGGTATATTCGAGTCTATCGGTGAATTTACCTTCCGTTACCGAATCATGAAGGATCTCTATCTTGAGGTGATATCGGGCACAGACAGCGCCGTCGATTTGCTGTATCAATTTGAGTTTAACTAG
- a CDS encoding gamma-glutamylcyclotransferase family protein: protein MQHLVFVYGTLRQGESNHYFLEQSELLGMFETKPEFALFDLGAYPGLVDGHDAIVGEVYRISDEVLGKLDILEDVPTEYRRETIDTPYGEAWIYLYQGAESGKAIESGDWNLRN, encoded by the coding sequence ATGCAACATCTGGTTTTTGTTTATGGAACCCTGCGTCAAGGGGAGAGCAACCACTACTTCTTAGAGCAGAGCGAGTTGCTGGGCATGTTTGAGACCAAGCCAGAATTTGCTCTGTTTGATCTAGGTGCTTATCCGGGACTAGTGGACGGCCATGATGCCATCGTTGGCGAAGTATATCGCATTAGCGACGAAGTGCTAGGTAAGCTAGATATCCTTGAGGATGTACCAACGGAGTATCGACGTGAGACCATAGATACTCCGTATGGGGAGGCTTGGATCTATCTATACCAGGGTGCAGAGAGCGGTAAGGCGATAGAGTCCGGAGATTGGAATTTAAGGAATTAG
- a CDS encoding sugar nucleotide-binding protein has protein sequence MKRLLITGLTGTLAPVVADYFELLGWEVIGWDHHSISPDDESASRTFISETNPDAICHLAMGSEEWAAWLANWAKENQRPYLFTSTAMVFDAEHNGPYQIESPREGNDPYGQYKIRCEDAIWQANPDAMIARLGWQIGDKRGGNNMLEFLHAIMDEHGKIDASSAWIPATSHMKHTAEVLFKLIEKNEAGLYHVDSNAQTGWNFAQLVKALAKYHNQPWVVAENQDYKHDQRLLDKRIQTRPLTDWLIP, from the coding sequence ATGAAAAGATTACTTATCACTGGATTGACAGGCACTTTAGCTCCGGTCGTTGCTGACTATTTCGAATTACTAGGCTGGGAAGTCATTGGTTGGGATCATCACAGCATCTCTCCTGACGATGAAAGTGCGAGTCGCACATTCATATCTGAAACTAACCCTGACGCCATCTGTCATCTTGCAATGGGAAGTGAAGAGTGGGCCGCTTGGCTAGCTAACTGGGCGAAAGAAAACCAACGTCCTTACCTCTTTACCAGCACGGCTATGGTGTTCGATGCAGAGCACAATGGTCCTTACCAGATAGAGAGCCCGAGAGAGGGCAATGACCCCTATGGGCAATACAAGATCCGCTGTGAAGATGCCATCTGGCAGGCAAACCCAGATGCTATGATAGCTCGCTTAGGTTGGCAGATAGGAGATAAGCGCGGCGGAAACAACATGTTGGAATTTCTGCATGCCATAATGGATGAGCACGGTAAGATCGATGCTAGCTCAGCCTGGATCCCAGCAACCTCTCACATGAAGCATACCGCTGAGGTGCTGTTCAAGTTAATCGAGAAAAATGAAGCTGGTCTGTATCATGTGGACAGCAATGCACAAACCGGTTGGAACTTTGCGCAACTGGTTAAGGCTTTGGCTAAATACCATAATCAGCCTTGGGTGGTTGCTGAGAATCAAGACTACAAACACGATCAGCGCCTGCTCGATAAACGCATACAGACGCGACCACTAACGGACTGGCTAATTCCTTAA
- a CDS encoding lipocalin family protein: protein MKLWISVLMTMLLTGCVGLPEKVTPVNDFELERYLGKWYEVARLDHSFERGMNQVTADYSMREDGGVKVLNQGYLVEDDEWKSAEGKAYFVEAEDTGYLKVSFFGPFYGSYVVFELDKQDYQYAFISGPNHDYLWFLSRTPQVSDELKQDFIAQAKSLGFDTEQIIWVDQK from the coding sequence ATGAAGTTATGGATAAGTGTATTAATGACAATGCTACTCACAGGCTGTGTGGGCCTACCAGAGAAAGTCACGCCGGTTAATGACTTTGAGCTCGAGCGTTATCTCGGAAAATGGTATGAGGTTGCGCGCTTGGATCATTCGTTTGAGCGGGGAATGAATCAGGTCACAGCCGATTACTCGATGCGAGAGGACGGCGGAGTAAAGGTGCTCAATCAGGGCTACTTGGTTGAGGATGACGAGTGGAAGAGTGCAGAGGGTAAGGCTTATTTTGTTGAAGCTGAAGACACTGGCTATCTCAAGGTCTCTTTCTTTGGCCCTTTCTACGGCTCTTACGTGGTGTTTGAGCTAGACAAGCAAGACTATCAGTACGCCTTTATATCGGGACCAAACCACGATTACCTATGGTTTCTTTCGCGCACACCACAAGTGAGTGATGAGCTTAAACAAGACTTTATTGCGCAGGCGAAAAGTCTCGGCTTTGATACCGAGCAGATAATCTGGGTTGATCAGAAATAA
- a CDS encoding flavin prenyltransferase UbiX, whose protein sequence is MIKKSKQITLAMTGASGAPYGLALLKKLVEAEYQVFVLVSSAARVVLATEHDLKLPSGPSAMQSKLVEHLGCGEDSIVVCGKEDWFSPVASGSAAPRQMVVCPCSAGTLASISHGMSDNLIERAADVVLKERGQLILMVRETPFSTLHLENMLKLSKMGVTIMPAAPGFYHKPETIQDLIDFMVARVLDHLGVDQTLVQPWGYDQRESK, encoded by the coding sequence ATGATTAAGAAGTCAAAACAGATCACCCTTGCAATGACCGGCGCCTCAGGTGCCCCTTATGGTTTGGCGTTGCTGAAAAAGCTAGTTGAGGCGGAGTATCAGGTGTTTGTGCTGGTCTCCTCTGCAGCGCGTGTGGTGCTTGCTACTGAGCATGACCTTAAACTGCCTAGCGGACCTAGTGCGATGCAAAGCAAGCTGGTGGAGCATCTGGGATGTGGCGAAGATTCGATTGTGGTGTGTGGTAAAGAGGACTGGTTCTCGCCAGTGGCTTCTGGCTCTGCTGCGCCTAGGCAAATGGTGGTGTGTCCGTGTTCAGCAGGCACACTTGCGTCTATCTCTCACGGTATGTCAGACAACTTGATTGAGCGTGCTGCGGATGTAGTGCTTAAGGAGCGCGGTCAGCTTATTCTTATGGTTCGTGAAACCCCATTCTCTACCTTGCATCTAGAGAACATGCTTAAGTTGTCTAAGATGGGCGTAACCATAATGCCGGCGGCACCTGGTTTTTATCATAAACCCGAGACCATTCAGGATTTGATCGACTTTATGGTGGCTCGAGTGCTGGACCATCTAGGAGTCGACCAGACCCTAGTGCAGCCTTGGGGCTACGACCAGAGAGAGTCCAAATAG